The Shewanella pealeana ATCC 700345 genome contains the following window.
ATCTATACCGAGCATCCAGCGGCTAAGACGGCTGTTTCAAGTTCGGTTGGCTATGTTGTTTGTACTGGTAGTAATAGTTATCTGTTTGCCTTATCGACTGGTGGTGGCATTTGTGTGCTGCATGAAGGCAGCAAGCTTTCTTACTACCGCTTTGCAACCGGTGGTGTTGGCGCGGGTATTGGTTGGAAGCAGATGGCGTTTGTACAGGCGTTTACTCAGCGTGATGCATTGACTCGTTTTAAAGAGTCGGGATATGAGGGCCAAGCTCAGGCTGAAGCGAGCGCCGAATATGAAGGCAGTGGTGAGCAAGCATCGGCAAACCAGTCAGTTGATGTGTCTGGTGTGAAGACCTATCAAGTTAACTTGATGGGCGCGGCAGCTCAGGCAACCGTACAGGGCTACAAGTATTGGCAAACTGACTTTAGCGATGATTTCGTTGAAAACGATGGCTAACACTTAATTTATCAGGCACAAAAAAAGCTAGGTTATCACCTAGCTTTTTTTGTGCCTGATAGAGCCGCTCTAACAGCGCTTATTTGATTTCAAATATTGTCTCAGGGCTTAAGCTATTAGCAATAAAACAATTACTGTGAGACTTTTCATGGATTTTGGCGATAACGTCTTGATCAACTTCGGTAGCAAACTCAACCATTGGGCTCAAGACTATTTTACTGACAAAGATTTTTCCGGCTGCATTCTTACCAAGTTCTGCATAGGCTTTATCTTGATATGAGATTATAGGCAGACGCTTTAGATGCGCAATAGTTAGGAAGGTTAACATATGGCAGGAGCTTAGCGCAGCGAGTAGACTTTCTTCTGGGTTAACATGAACGGCATTGCCGCTATATTCAGGGGCGGATGAGCCCTGGACTTGCTGACCGCTGCCAAATGTGATTTGGTGATCTCGGCAGAAGCTTTGTGGTTCTACAACTGGCTCTGCAGATGTATGCCAACTGAGATTAATATTAAAACTCATACTGATAACTCTTTTAATAGATGAATATACAAATGCTTGCCTATCGACTAGGGAAAAGTATTTAAACTAACCCTTTGAGTCAATAAGTTGCAACTGCAAAAACTACAGGGAGTGTACTCGTAGAAAGGAGATGCTAGTTTGATTTTAATCAACAGGGTGAATTTACGTTGATATGGCCTGAGAACAATAGGATTTTAGAGAAAGAGTAAGTTTGTCCTTACTGTCTTCGAGTGAGTTGCAAAATTTAGTCAGGGTTATACTGATTGGTATTATTTATCATGAGCGTTTTGGCTTGTCTCTACAGTAGGTTTGCATACTTGCTAACTGTAGTTGCTGGGACTTAGCGTTTACCGTCGCCGCTCGAGCATCGTCATTGTTTGATAGATAGTAAGCCGTTATAGGGGAGAGCCCATTGCCGTTTCCTGTGGCAACCCCTGCCATGTCTGCATAAATCTGGTACTGAAGCTTGGCTTTTTTATATTCCACATACCCTTCGACTTTCTCCCCTTGGTTAGGCTGCTTTGGCTGTGCGGGGAGTGTTTGTGGGGGATTGGCGTCTAGAGCTTGCTCGCTAAGAGCTGTAGACTTAGCGCTAAGGGTCACGGTATCGATTTGTACCACGGCGGCACCATTTGATTGAAGAGTTTGCTGGCTGTTAAATGGTGAACTTGAACTTGAACTTTTCTGGACTTGGTTAAGGTTATTTGCCTGTGCCGTGTTGCCTACTTGCTGTGGGCTATGATTTGAAACAAGTGGACTTAAAACAGGCGTATTTAAAGCAGGCGAATTTGAAACAAGCATCATCTTTCCATGTCAGTCTTATTTATAATTATGACCTTAGCGTTTAATAGCTGTACATAAGCTGAACCAGATTTTAAATGCTTCTTTAGAATTGGTATTAGAGCAAAAAATGCCTTTTGCCCTAACTTAAACGTAAGGCAAAAGGCTTATCGATGCTGTGAGCCAGAGAACTAGAACTAGAGAGCCGTGTCCGTTTGTTTTCTGATTAACTCTATGCAGGTTGACGCTATTGTCAGTAGCGTCCAACTATCATCAATTAAACCCAACTAGAATCGAGCTAAATACAGTACTTAATGCCATAGAGTAAGGCAGAAACTTAGCACGATAGCTCAACATTAGAATAACCAACAAGCCTGCAAAAGAAAGCAAACCAAAGAATAGGATGCTGCCGTAAGCGGCACCTAGGTTGGCGATACATCCCCAATAAGTGCCTGCTACCGCAAGCCATCCTGCAATATATAAAACTTTAGCCTGTGTTGGACTCGGAGCCTTGCCAAAAGTGTCTCGATAGTGAGAGAACATAGCTAACGCTAATAAGCCAAATGCGAGGTAGCTAAATCCTAATAGACTTAAGATCACGCTCTATACTCCTTCTTTCGTCGCAGATGAGGTGTTGACTCTCATCCGATTGTTTTCACTGCGTGTATTCACGGTTCTTTTTGGTATGACACCTTGTTTGCTACCAAGTTTCGTTCGCGCAAAAATAAGCGAGAGCCCGAAAAATACGCACATTAAATCAAAGCCCACTAAAGCCCACTGTTTCTGCGCAATGTTAGTTAATAAATCACTATTTGAGGTCAATGCGTTTAAGACTGGAATGGCGATTAAGGCTATTGCCGTCACTGTCATAACAAGGCGCCAGGCGGTGAGCGTACGGTTGATACAGGCTAATAACGCGACACAAGCAAGTGCGATAAAGAAGCTATTAACTTCCCACTGCGCGCGATTAACCAGATCGACAGGTAACAGACGGTTGGCGTAGAAGAAGGCCGCAGTGGCTAAAGGCAAACCTGTGATGAAAGTCAGGTTTAGTCCTTCTACTAGGCGTAAGCCCAAACTGGCTTTCACACCTTGTTTAATCTGCTTTTGTTGTTTCTGGCGAACTTTCACTGCCCAGAGTAATGTTCCCGTTGTAATCATGGCGCAGCCTAAGATGCCACTAATGAAGAATAGTGCGCGCAGCACAGGCTCTGCGAAGCGTCCGGTATGCAAGGCAATTAAGGTATCATGAGTATTATGCGCGCCCGACTCAGGCTCTATGCCTGGGCTGAGCAACTCAGCATTGGTACCGTTAAAGGTAATCGCCGTTCTTCTGTCAGTAACCGCTTCTCCGGTCTCTTTATAGAAATTAACCCGGCTATTTTGATCGCTTGGGTTATTAACAACGACCTGTTTGAGCGGGGCTTGACCCCAGATATCTCTGACCTCGGGTAATAGCGTACTCAAGGATACCGTTTGTGCCTCAATGCCTATAGGGCTAACCTGTACTCTGCTTGGCCTTAACTCCTTACTAAAGGCTTTAAAGTCGCCATCATAGGCCGTAATAACACCCCATGGCATATACATCACCATCAGCGTTACAAGACCTGTGTAAGTGATCATCAGGTGATAAGGCAGGGCAATCACTGAGCTGACATTATGGGCGTCTAACCATGAGCGACTGCCTTTGTTACGTCTAAAGCTGAAAAAATCCTTAAAAATACGCTTATGGATCACTATGCCGCTAATCAGTGCTAAGAGCATAAACATGGTACAAAAGCCGACTATCCAACGAGCGACTTTAG
Protein-coding sequences here:
- a CDS encoding OsmC family protein — translated: MSFNINLSWHTSAEPVVEPQSFCRDHQITFGSGQQVQGSSAPEYSGNAVHVNPEESLLAALSSCHMLTFLTIAHLKRLPIISYQDKAYAELGKNAAGKIFVSKIVLSPMVEFATEVDQDVIAKIHEKSHSNCFIANSLSPETIFEIK
- a CDS encoding DUF3325 domain-containing protein, with the protein product MILSLLGFSYLAFGLLALAMFSHYRDTFGKAPSPTQAKVLYIAGWLAVAGTYWGCIANLGAAYGSILFFGLLSFAGLLVILMLSYRAKFLPYSMALSTVFSSILVGFN
- a CDS encoding PepSY-associated TM helix domain-containing protein, with amino-acid sequence MKETFFRSMTWLHTWVGLLVCWILLLVFFAGTLSYYRYEMTLWSKPELHKNVFQQYDATKVTNELERAQRYLEEHAPDARDWRVNFPTDRKPYMSYSWQTQPEEGQRRGKFIEHIARTDSEELVTEVRESKGGHFFYRLHFDLHYIPAKVARWIVGFCTMFMLLALISGIVIHKRIFKDFFSFRRNKGSRSWLDAHNVSSVIALPYHLMITYTGLVTLMVMYMPWGVITAYDGDFKAFSKELRPSRVQVSPIGIEAQTVSLSTLLPEVRDIWGQAPLKQVVVNNPSDQNSRVNFYKETGEAVTDRRTAITFNGTNAELLSPGIEPESGAHNTHDTLIALHTGRFAEPVLRALFFISGILGCAMITTGTLLWAVKVRQKQQKQIKQGVKASLGLRLVEGLNLTFITGLPLATAAFFYANRLLPVDLVNRAQWEVNSFFIALACVALLACINRTLTAWRLVMTVTAIALIAIPVLNALTSNSDLLTNIAQKQWALVGFDLMCVFFGLSLIFARTKLGSKQGVIPKRTVNTRSENNRMRVNTSSATKEGV